The following are from one region of the Bacteroidota bacterium genome:
- a CDS encoding flavin reductase family protein: MTEYLTITPGEIKTKFLHAYLLGSVAPRPIAFASTISKDGTPNLAPFSFFNVFSSNPPMLIFSPARRVRDNTTKHTLQNVIEVPEVVVNVVSHAIVEQMNLASTEYPDGVNEFEKAGFTAIQSELVRPFRVAESPVQMECKVVEIKPLGAFGGAGQLIFAQVLRLHINKGVLDAQDNIDPHKIDLVARMGANYYARASGEAVFEVEKPLDVPGIGIDALPDFVKNSNVLTGNELGRLGNVPALPDRVTLSDWWNTNGGSYEGSNLELAARAALNAGNKETALFLLLKPLLSN; the protein is encoded by the coding sequence ATGACTGAATATTTGACCATCACCCCTGGGGAAATCAAGACGAAATTTCTGCATGCCTACTTGTTGGGCTCCGTGGCTCCGCGTCCGATTGCCTTTGCAAGCACGATCAGCAAGGACGGAACACCCAATTTGGCGCCGTTCAGTTTCTTTAACGTCTTCAGCTCCAATCCGCCGATGCTGATTTTCTCTCCGGCTAGGCGCGTGCGGGACAATACCACCAAGCATACCCTGCAAAACGTGATCGAAGTGCCCGAAGTGGTCGTCAATGTCGTAAGCCATGCCATCGTCGAGCAGATGAATCTCGCGAGTACCGAGTATCCCGACGGCGTCAACGAATTTGAAAAAGCTGGATTCACTGCAATTCAAAGCGAATTGGTGAGGCCTTTTCGCGTCGCGGAATCGCCGGTCCAAATGGAATGCAAGGTGGTTGAAATCAAACCCTTGGGTGCATTCGGAGGGGCAGGACAGCTTATTTTTGCACAGGTTTTGCGTTTGCACATTAATAAAGGTGTGCTTGACGCCCAAGACAACATCGACCCTCACAAAATCGATTTGGTCGCAAGGATGGGAGCAAATTACTACGCCCGTGCGAGCGGAGAGGCGGTATTCGAAGTCGAAAAACCTTTGGACGTGCCCGGAATCGGCATCGATGCCCTTCCCGATTTTGTCAAGAACAGCAATGTCCTCACCGGAAACGAACTCGGCCGACTTGGAAATGTACCGGCCCTCCCCGACCGCGTTACGCTTTCTGATTGGTGGAATACGAACGGCGGTTCCTACGAAGGCAGCAATCTTGAACTAGCTGCCCGTGCGGCCTTGAATGCCGGGAACAAGGAAACGGCATTGTTCTTGCTGTTGAAGCCGTTGTTGTCGAATTGA
- a CDS encoding T9SS type A sorting domain-containing protein has protein sequence MRKQLLLLAFCFLATTWASAQVTYDNFENQRRVYYDFVHGTLDQFSSNPDTTGANSSEVCGKYIRNAAEQYDVLVIVPGGLMNDVSGYVAGTKTMSVMVYSPAAGIPVQITLEDSAAAGPTNYPTGRHSVYLATTTVANQWETLTFAFDNRPDPSVSNTAVTSLILLFNPGTNTNATYYFDELMGPEFNDPCAGVALDPLTEFEDFDCHRNLFYEYRQGWLTEEPNPVTSGANTSPYAGKYARNPDIGGTDVIVARLAGTLDLTTHNQVKMMVYGDTANVVVSLQNGTTEILAASARITQPNTWEELTFDFSPITNYVGIDHAVVLFDPGSIDFDIFWFDNFRLNGFQLVGTENAQNAPLVHAGMFPNPTNGRASLDFSLRKSAEVQWSLRDLQGRTLLSQTAGRMGAGSHTLPLDATTLAPGVYMWTLQVDGSQQSGKLVIAQ, from the coding sequence ATGAGAAAACAACTACTACTTCTAGCTTTCTGCTTTTTGGCCACTACATGGGCATCTGCGCAGGTCACCTATGACAATTTTGAAAATCAACGCAGGGTCTATTATGACTTTGTGCACGGTACCCTCGATCAATTCAGCAGCAATCCTGACACCACTGGCGCGAATAGCAGCGAAGTTTGCGGAAAATACATACGCAACGCCGCTGAACAGTATGACGTGCTCGTGATTGTGCCCGGCGGATTGATGAACGATGTTTCGGGATATGTCGCTGGCACAAAGACCATGAGCGTCATGGTTTACAGCCCTGCAGCCGGCATTCCGGTCCAAATCACACTGGAAGACTCCGCTGCCGCTGGACCTACCAACTATCCAACCGGTCGCCACAGCGTCTACCTTGCGACGACCACCGTTGCCAATCAATGGGAGACCCTGACATTTGCCTTTGACAACCGCCCCGACCCATCCGTCTCCAATACAGCGGTGACTTCCTTGATTCTGCTCTTCAATCCGGGCACGAACACCAACGCGACGTATTATTTCGACGAACTGATGGGTCCGGAATTCAACGATCCATGTGCAGGTGTTGCCTTGGATCCCCTCACGGAATTCGAAGATTTTGACTGCCACCGCAACCTCTTCTACGAATACCGCCAAGGCTGGCTCACCGAGGAGCCCAATCCAGTGACAAGCGGTGCCAACACCAGTCCTTATGCCGGTAAGTATGCCCGTAATCCAGACATCGGCGGCACCGACGTGATCGTGGCTCGATTGGCTGGCACCCTCGACCTGACCACCCACAACCAAGTGAAAATGATGGTCTATGGTGACACCGCCAATGTCGTCGTCTCCTTGCAAAACGGCACCACTGAAATCCTTGCGGCAAGTGCCCGCATCACACAGCCCAATACTTGGGAGGAACTCACATTTGATTTCAGTCCGATTACGAACTATGTCGGCATCGACCATGCGGTCGTGCTATTCGATCCAGGCAGCATCGATTTTGACATTTTCTGGTTTGACAATTTCAGGCTCAACGGCTTCCAATTGGTGGGCACGGAAAATGCGCAAAACGCTCCCTTGGTGCATGCAGGCATGTTCCCCAATCCGACCAATGGCCGCGCATCGCTGGATTTCAGCCTGCGCAAAAGCGCTGAGGTGCAATGGTCGCTGCGTGATCTTCAAGGACGCACGCTGCTGTCCCAAACCGCGGGCCGCATGGGTGCTGGCAGCCACACCTTGCCCCTGGATGCAACCACGCTTGCGCCCGGTGTATACATGTGGACCTTGCAAGTCGATGGCAGTCAGCAGAGTGGAAAGCTCGTGATCGCACAATGA
- the lhgO gene encoding L-2-hydroxyglutarate oxidase, with product MEQDIFDVIVVGGGIVGLASAWKIQLAYPHLKVLVLEKEDKLADHQTGHNSGVIHSGLYYKPGSYKAKNCVEGRHELVAFAKEHGIQHDVCGKIVVATHESELPFMDKIFNNGIQNQVEGIEKIGPERIQEIEPHVRGIAGIWVPCTGIIDFRGLTEKLGELIVAKNPHSKVLTGHEVIGVDKGEGTTTVSTLKKKFIGKHLIFCGGLQADRLAKMDGLSDIGMRIVGFRGDYYDLTPAGKHKVKHLIYPVPNPAFPFLGVHFTRMVDGSIECGPNAVFVFKREGYGKLSFSLRDSWDALTYRGTWKLFFRQWRFGLDEYRRAFSKKLFLKQLRRLIPSLEMDDLMPGRAGVRAMALDPNGDMIDDFKIEYKQASIHVLNAPSPAATSALAIGTAVREMAEKHFGLQ from the coding sequence GTGGAGCAAGACATATTTGATGTAATCGTAGTTGGTGGTGGCATTGTTGGATTGGCAAGTGCGTGGAAGATTCAACTTGCCTATCCTCATCTGAAGGTGTTGGTGCTTGAGAAGGAAGACAAGCTCGCCGACCACCAAACAGGGCATAACTCTGGTGTGATCCACTCGGGACTCTACTATAAGCCAGGCAGTTACAAAGCAAAAAACTGTGTAGAGGGCAGGCATGAATTGGTTGCATTTGCCAAAGAGCACGGGATTCAGCACGATGTCTGCGGAAAGATAGTGGTCGCAACGCATGAGAGTGAATTGCCATTCATGGACAAAATCTTCAACAATGGCATTCAGAATCAGGTTGAAGGAATTGAGAAAATCGGTCCTGAACGGATTCAGGAGATCGAACCGCATGTGCGCGGAATCGCCGGCATCTGGGTGCCTTGCACAGGAATCATCGATTTCCGAGGACTTACAGAAAAGCTAGGCGAACTCATTGTTGCAAAAAATCCACACAGCAAGGTGCTGACAGGGCATGAGGTCATCGGGGTGGACAAGGGCGAAGGCACTACCACCGTGAGTACCCTGAAAAAGAAATTCATTGGAAAACACCTGATCTTCTGTGGTGGATTGCAAGCAGACCGGCTCGCCAAAATGGATGGACTCTCCGATATCGGGATGCGCATCGTGGGCTTCCGCGGAGATTATTATGACTTGACCCCCGCAGGGAAACACAAGGTCAAGCACCTGATCTACCCTGTTCCAAATCCCGCATTTCCGTTTTTGGGCGTGCATTTTACCCGCATGGTCGACGGCAGCATCGAATGCGGTCCCAATGCGGTTTTTGTCTTCAAAAGAGAAGGCTACGGAAAATTGTCTTTCAGTCTGCGCGACAGTTGGGACGCCCTCACCTATCGCGGCACTTGGAAACTCTTTTTCAGGCAATGGAGATTTGGGCTGGACGAATACCGCAGAGCGTTTTCCAAGAAGCTGTTTCTCAAGCAACTGCGTCGACTCATCCCGTCATTGGAAATGGACGACCTCATGCCTGGGCGCGCTGGCGTTCGTGCAATGGCGCTTGACCCCAACGGTGATATGATCGACGATTTCAAAATCGAATACAAGCAAGCCAGCATTCACGTACTCAATGCACCGAGTCCAGCCGCGACATCTGCGCTTGCGATTGGCACAGCAGTGCGGGAAATGGCAGAAAAACACTTCGGCCTTCAATAA
- the rdgB gene encoding RdgB/HAM1 family non-canonical purine NTP pyrophosphatase, which produces MDKKQVFFGTGNAKKLQEIGQILGESFSIKSFLDLEAPLDVEETESTLEGNARLKAMAFYAHTGIPCFADDTGLEVEALNGAPGVYSARYAGPENDATANMNKLLHALEGKSSRQAQFRTVIAWYDGKDLRFFEGVLKGAIGVEKRGNAGFGYDPIFIPAGGSRTLAEMEPVEKNAISHRGKAVQQLAQYLLQL; this is translated from the coding sequence ATGGACAAAAAGCAAGTGTTCTTCGGGACCGGAAACGCAAAAAAGCTTCAAGAAATCGGACAAATTCTGGGTGAAAGCTTCAGTATCAAGAGCTTTCTGGACTTGGAGGCTCCCTTGGATGTGGAGGAAACGGAAAGTACGCTCGAAGGAAATGCACGCTTGAAGGCGATGGCCTTCTACGCGCATACGGGAATCCCATGTTTTGCAGATGACACTGGTTTGGAGGTCGAAGCCCTGAACGGTGCACCGGGCGTCTATTCAGCGCGTTATGCTGGTCCGGAAAACGATGCGACCGCAAATATGAACAAGCTCCTGCATGCCCTCGAAGGAAAATCATCGCGTCAGGCGCAATTTCGCACCGTCATCGCTTGGTATGATGGGAAGGACCTACGCTTTTTTGAAGGTGTGCTCAAAGGTGCAATCGGTGTCGAAAAACGTGGAAATGCCGGTTTTGGCTATGATCCAATTTTCATTCCTGCAGGAGGTTCGCGTACGTTGGCAGAAATGGAACCTGTTGAAAAAAATGCCATTTCTCACCGCGGAAAAGCCGTTCAACAACTCGCCCAATATCTCTTGCAACTATGA
- a CDS encoding NUDIX hydrolase yields the protein MSGRQSVESYYSIKIDEFFKSAFSVDCVVFGFDNEKLKLLLIQRGAEPFLGDFALPGDLVYPNEDLEVAAKRVLKELTTLTDVYMEQVQTFGKVDRHPFGRVITISYYSLIKIKDYELGAANWAKEAHWHAVDDLPRLAFDHQEIVNACLERLRADVLNKPIGFELLPEKFTLTQLQSLYEALLGTPQDTRNFRKRMLAQGILLELDERQDGVAHRPAKLYRLDPKSATKAGNSSL from the coding sequence ATGTCTGGCCGACAAAGTGTAGAATCATACTATTCCATCAAGATTGACGAATTTTTCAAATCGGCATTTTCGGTGGACTGTGTGGTGTTTGGATTCGACAACGAAAAGTTGAAACTTTTGCTGATCCAACGCGGGGCAGAACCGTTTTTGGGTGACTTTGCTTTGCCGGGCGACTTGGTCTATCCCAATGAGGACTTGGAAGTTGCAGCCAAGCGGGTGCTCAAGGAACTCACCACACTCACAGATGTTTATATGGAGCAGGTGCAGACCTTTGGAAAGGTCGATCGTCACCCTTTTGGGCGGGTCATTACCATTTCCTACTATTCCCTCATCAAGATCAAGGATTATGAGCTTGGCGCAGCCAATTGGGCCAAAGAAGCGCATTGGCATGCAGTCGATGACCTCCCACGTCTGGCATTCGACCACCAGGAAATCGTAAATGCTTGTCTGGAGCGCTTGCGAGCCGACGTGCTCAACAAGCCGATCGGTTTTGAGCTGCTACCGGAGAAGTTCACCCTTACACAATTGCAATCCCTTTACGAGGCACTTCTCGGCACACCACAAGACACGCGAAACTTCCGAAAACGCATGCTCGCGCAAGGGATCTTGCTTGAACTCGACGAACGGCAAGACGGCGTCGCTCACCGGCCGGCCAAGCTCTATCGACTCGATCCCAAAAGCGCAACCAAGGCCGGAAATAGTAGCCTGTAA
- the udk gene encoding uridine kinase produces MNDAVKPYFVGISGGSGSGKTTLLKRIVERFNQEALTLISQDNYYISLADLPRDLKGEVNFDDPSALDLDALAVDMEKLQRGDSFELEEYTFNNPSRAPKMLRFAPAPIVVIEGLFVFNNPIVNEILDLKVFVDTSEHLRLSRRIRRDAAERGYGLEDVLAYYEKFVVPMYRQHIEPFRAECDLVIPNDRHMERATSVLIDHLDAVLARRRA; encoded by the coding sequence ATGAATGATGCTGTAAAGCCATATTTTGTCGGAATTTCCGGCGGCTCCGGTTCTGGAAAGACAACGCTACTCAAGCGAATTGTGGAGCGCTTCAATCAAGAAGCACTGACACTCATTTCGCAAGACAATTACTACATCAGTCTGGCAGACTTGCCAAGGGACTTGAAAGGGGAAGTCAATTTTGACGACCCCTCCGCTTTGGACCTCGATGCCCTTGCCGTGGACATGGAAAAGCTCCAAAGAGGAGATAGTTTTGAACTTGAAGAATATACCTTCAACAATCCGTCGCGGGCACCCAAAATGCTCAGGTTCGCTCCTGCACCGATCGTGGTGATCGAAGGCCTGTTTGTCTTCAACAATCCCATCGTGAACGAAATACTGGATCTGAAGGTATTTGTGGACACTTCGGAGCATTTGCGTCTTTCTCGACGGATTCGGCGCGACGCTGCTGAACGGGGCTACGGCCTGGAAGACGTGCTCGCCTATTACGAGAAGTTCGTGGTGCCGATGTACCGCCAACACATTGAGCCTTTTCGCGCTGAATGCGATCTTGTCATCCCCAACGACCGTCACATGGAGCGTGCGACATCGGTATTGATCGATCATTTGGACGCTGTGCTTGCAAGACGCCGGGCTTGA
- a CDS encoding glycosyltransferase family 39 protein encodes MFQRLVDWADRLLIPVLFLMAITFSLRMHRGWEIGKILWSDGEGYYMYLPATFIYGSWNEFDGQDGLQQIACCKVNESGKVVTRYTYGVALLQAPFFAGAHAWASAFQGPGTAPPADWGAKTDQQWSEEMNQRKYTPLRGQATGFSDTYARGILVAAAFYMALGLWFLKRALRRIFRKEVALATTGLVFLATNLFYYTAGEGSMSHVYSFCLFAAVLYHLPEWLREKTWSRSLILGICFGLILLIRPTNLMLGLMFPLWAVFSIAELKLRLKDLIRTWQKALALMFAAVLVVVPQAFYWKSAFGSWIVWSYGNEGFTNWNHPEILKVLFSYQNGLFLYTPVMLLAMVGIVLAWKKRAFNSPVILLLFVLATYTFASWWAWWFGGAFGHRCYVEFYALLVIPLAVVVQKFFEARRMAIKIAGLVLAMVFVYANVKMAMMYSPPWDGNAWNWESYVTVWRGVAKLTWWPGF; translated from the coding sequence ATGTTTCAACGCTTGGTTGATTGGGCCGACCGCCTGCTGATTCCGGTTCTGTTTTTGATGGCGATTACCTTTTCGCTGCGGATGCACCGTGGCTGGGAAATCGGGAAAATCCTCTGGTCAGACGGCGAAGGTTATTATATGTATTTGCCGGCAACCTTTATTTATGGGAGCTGGAACGAATTTGACGGACAAGACGGCCTCCAACAGATCGCCTGCTGCAAAGTGAACGAATCCGGAAAGGTCGTCACGCGCTATACCTATGGTGTGGCCTTGCTTCAGGCACCGTTTTTTGCAGGCGCGCACGCTTGGGCAAGCGCCTTTCAGGGTCCGGGTACTGCACCGCCTGCGGATTGGGGGGCCAAAACAGATCAGCAATGGTCGGAGGAAATGAATCAACGCAAGTACACGCCCCTGCGTGGGCAGGCTACGGGATTTTCTGATACCTACGCACGTGGCATCCTCGTCGCAGCGGCATTTTACATGGCCTTGGGACTTTGGTTCCTCAAGCGCGCCTTACGCAGAATCTTCAGAAAAGAGGTTGCCTTGGCGACAACCGGGCTGGTTTTCTTGGCTACGAATCTTTTTTACTATACCGCCGGCGAAGGCAGTATGTCGCACGTTTATTCGTTTTGCCTTTTTGCAGCAGTCTTGTACCACCTTCCCGAATGGCTCCGCGAAAAAACCTGGAGTCGCAGCCTCATTCTTGGAATCTGTTTTGGACTCATTTTGCTGATCCGGCCAACCAATTTGATGCTGGGCTTGATGTTTCCGCTCTGGGCTGTGTTTTCCATCGCCGAATTGAAGCTTCGTCTGAAGGATTTGATCCGAACCTGGCAAAAGGCGCTTGCCCTCATGTTTGCCGCTGTGCTTGTCGTCGTGCCGCAGGCATTTTACTGGAAAAGCGCATTCGGATCATGGATCGTTTGGTCCTATGGCAACGAAGGTTTTACCAACTGGAACCACCCCGAAATCCTCAAAGTGCTTTTCTCCTATCAGAACGGGCTGTTTCTCTATACGCCGGTAATGCTGCTGGCCATGGTCGGAATTGTCCTGGCCTGGAAAAAACGTGCCTTCAATTCGCCCGTGATTTTGTTGTTGTTCGTGTTGGCGACCTACACTTTTGCAAGTTGGTGGGCTTGGTGGTTTGGCGGCGCTTTTGGGCATCGCTGTTACGTCGAATTTTATGCTTTGCTTGTTATTCCGCTGGCCGTGGTTGTTCAAAAGTTCTTCGAAGCCCGGAGAATGGCCATCAAAATCGCGGGATTGGTCCTTGCAATGGTTTTTGTCTACGCGAATGTCAAAATGGCCATGATGTACAGTCCGCCTTGGGACGGAAACGCTTGGAATTGGGAAAGTTACGTGACAGTCTGGCGCGGTGTCGCAAAATTGACTTGGTGGCCTGGATTTTAG
- the rpsA gene encoding 30S ribosomal protein S1 yields the protein MSEIENEVKKVDPEVPQVELQETPSAEETVEVVAETPAVEVVAETPVVEAPVAAVVEVATPEPVVVAAKESAPAAEPKERKKSPVVTTHKSSSHGLEDDDFDWEEAEGGYSKAERAKLEALYQGTLTEVKEGEIVVGTVVYVTEKDVILNIGFKSEGIVALTEFRDRDSIKAGDKIEVYLETVEDMNGQLILSRKRAKHMITWEKILKAETEDVIIEGLIKRRTKGGFVVDIDGIEAFLPGSQIDVKPVRDFDAYVGKSMDFKVVKINHPFENVVISHKVLIEKDLEQQRMEILKNLEKGQVLEGTVKNMTHFGVFIDLGGVDGLLHITDISWGRINHPDEVLDLDQKVNVVVLEFDEEKKRISLGMKQLMPHPWESLPEDLVEGSRITGRVVTVADYGIFVEIMPGVEGLVHMSEMSWSQHLKNPTELFKIGDEVEATILSIDRDERKMSLGLKQSKDDPWLNAASKYAPGSHHKGIVRNMTNYGLFVELEEGVDGLVHISDLSWTKKYSHPSEFIKKEETLEVVVLDVDVENRRLSLGHKQLTEDVWITFESIFVLGTTHKGTLLSFNDKGGIVELEYGVEGFVPSKHMAVAEGQPKLKTGESYEFKVIEFNKDAKKLVLSHRATWDEEPAQEATEGRGRKREGAERQQGQGQGQTQGQGGAKKQGGGSSQTPKPKQETTTLGEISALANLKTQLEAQEREKAEAKLKGMSKNAPEVAEPANEDATTEPEIEESADNGGDEE from the coding sequence ATGTCAGAAATTGAAAACGAAGTAAAGAAAGTGGATCCAGAAGTTCCGCAAGTTGAGCTACAGGAAACACCATCAGCCGAGGAGACCGTAGAGGTCGTGGCTGAAACTCCAGCAGTGGAGGTTGTTGCAGAGACCCCTGTGGTTGAAGCGCCGGTAGCAGCTGTTGTAGAAGTTGCCACACCTGAGCCGGTCGTCGTGGCCGCGAAGGAGAGCGCTCCTGCCGCAGAACCAAAAGAACGGAAGAAGTCGCCCGTCGTCACGACGCACAAGTCTTCTTCTCATGGTCTCGAGGATGATGATTTTGACTGGGAAGAAGCCGAAGGTGGCTACAGCAAGGCCGAACGCGCCAAGTTGGAAGCCCTTTACCAAGGCACATTGACCGAAGTCAAAGAAGGTGAAATCGTTGTAGGTACCGTCGTATACGTGACCGAAAAGGATGTCATCCTCAACATTGGATTCAAATCTGAAGGTATTGTAGCCCTCACGGAGTTCCGTGACCGCGACAGTATCAAAGCAGGTGACAAAATCGAAGTGTATCTCGAAACTGTCGAGGACATGAACGGTCAGTTGATCCTGTCGCGCAAACGCGCAAAGCACATGATCACTTGGGAGAAAATCCTCAAGGCAGAAACCGAAGACGTCATCATCGAGGGTCTCATCAAACGCCGCACCAAAGGTGGCTTTGTGGTAGACATCGACGGCATCGAAGCTTTCTTGCCAGGATCCCAGATCGACGTCAAGCCTGTGCGTGACTTCGACGCTTACGTCGGCAAGAGCATGGACTTCAAGGTGGTCAAAATCAACCATCCTTTTGAAAACGTCGTGATCTCCCACAAAGTGCTGATCGAGAAAGACCTCGAGCAGCAGCGCATGGAGATCCTCAAGAACTTGGAAAAAGGTCAGGTTTTGGAAGGTACCGTCAAAAACATGACCCACTTCGGTGTTTTCATCGACTTGGGCGGCGTCGACGGTTTGCTTCACATCACCGACATCTCATGGGGTCGTATCAACCACCCGGACGAAGTGCTCGACCTCGACCAGAAAGTCAACGTTGTGGTACTCGAATTCGACGAAGAGAAGAAGCGTATCAGCTTGGGTATGAAGCAGTTGATGCCTCATCCATGGGAGTCGCTTCCTGAAGATCTCGTCGAAGGTTCACGTATCACAGGTCGCGTAGTGACAGTTGCAGATTACGGCATTTTTGTCGAGATCATGCCAGGCGTCGAAGGCCTTGTGCACATGAGCGAAATGAGCTGGTCACAACACCTCAAAAACCCGACCGAACTCTTCAAGATCGGTGACGAGGTTGAGGCAACTATCCTCAGCATCGACCGCGACGAGCGCAAGATGTCCCTCGGTCTCAAGCAAAGCAAAGACGATCCATGGCTCAATGCTGCGTCCAAATATGCCCCTGGTTCACACCACAAAGGCATTGTGCGCAACATGACCAACTACGGTCTTTTTGTTGAGCTCGAAGAAGGTGTTGACGGCCTCGTGCACATCAGCGACCTTTCTTGGACCAAAAAATACAGCCATCCTAGCGAATTCATCAAGAAAGAAGAAACGCTGGAAGTGGTCGTATTGGATGTCGACGTCGAAAACCGTCGCCTCAGCTTGGGCCACAAGCAGTTGACAGAGGATGTCTGGATCACGTTTGAGAGCATCTTTGTGCTCGGAACGACCCACAAAGGCACACTCCTTAGCTTCAATGACAAAGGTGGTATCGTGGAACTGGAGTACGGCGTCGAAGGCTTCGTACCTAGCAAGCATATGGCCGTTGCCGAAGGTCAGCCTAAGCTCAAAACCGGTGAGTCCTATGAGTTCAAAGTGATTGAATTCAACAAGGATGCCAAAAAGTTGGTGCTTTCACACCGTGCAACATGGGATGAAGAGCCTGCTCAAGAAGCAACCGAAGGCCGTGGCCGCAAGCGCGAAGGTGCTGAGCGTCAGCAGGGTCAAGGACAAGGCCAGACCCAAGGTCAAGGTGGCGCCAAGAAGCAAGGTGGTGGTTCAAGCCAGACACCGAAGCCAAAGCAAGAGACAACAACTTTGGGCGAAATTTCCGCACTTGCCAATCTGAAGACTCAATTGGAGGCTCAAGAGCGGGAAAAGGCTGAAGCCAAGCTGAAGGGTATGTCCAAGAATGCACCAGAAGTAGCTGAGCCAGCCAATGAGGACGCTACTACCGAACCGGAAATCGAAGAATCTGCTGACAACGGCGGAGACGAAGAATAA